The following proteins are co-located in the Pochonia chlamydosporia 170 chromosome 6, whole genome shotgun sequence genome:
- a CDS encoding fungal cellulose binding domain-containing protein (similar to Neosartorya fischeri NRRL 181 XP_001262453.1), with amino-acid sequence MFYFITAVCFVTLGVTGTSAAALGPYNVNPNAISVSGLSSGGFMAAQLGVAYSDIFTKGFGVFAGGPYDCARNQYYTSCMYNANPSISTPISNMKSWSGSQIANVNILQQRRVFMWVGSSDTTVGPNVMNQLQSQLTNFVDSANISYVKTSGAAHTFPTDFSGSGDNSCSSASSPYISNCNYDGAGATLQWLHGPLAAKNTGTLSGSIVSFDQTGNFGASGMDTTGYLYVPQSCQSGSTVCSLHVALHGCLQYYGTIGSKFIENTGYNKWADTNNMIILFPQAKADSTSHTVWNGGSLPNPNGCWDWVGWYGTNADQVGGVQMAAIVSQVNKIASGYAGGGGGASSTSTTPTAGSQTTTSATKTTATTNISTSTGSLAPLYGQCGGIGWTGPTACAAGVCTAYSSYYAQCLPKLG; translated from the exons ATGTTCTACTTTATCACCGCTGTTTGCTTTGTTACTCTGGGGGTGACGGGAACGTCAGCAGCCGCTCTTGGTCCCTATAATGTCAACCCCAATGCCATCTCCGTCTCAGGTCTCTCTAGTGGGGGCTTCATGGCGGCTCAGTTGGGAGTTGCCTACTCTGATATTTTTACCAAAGGCTTTGGGGTTTTCGCTGGAGGCCCGTACGACTGTGCTCGTAATCAATAT TATACCTCTTGCATGTACAAcgccaacccatccatctccaCTCCAATTTCGAACATGAAATCCTGGAGTGGAAGCCAGATTGCAAATGTGAACATTCTTCAACAGCGAAGGGTATTCATGTGGGTTGGATCATCCGACACCACTGTTGGCCCAAACGTCATGAATCAGCTGCAATCGCAGCTGACCAACTTTGTTGATTCGGCAAATATCTCATATGTCAAAACAAGCGGCGCTGCCCACACCTTCCCTACAGACTTCAGTGGCTCCGGAGACAATTCTTGCAGTTCTGCCTCCTCCCCTTATATCAGCAACTGCAACTATGATGGGGCCGGCGCAACTCTGCAATGGCTGCATGGGCCTCTGGCTGCTAAGAATACGGGAACCTTGTCTGGATCAATTGTTTCGTTTGACCAGACCGGGAATTTCGGCGCGAGTGGCATGGACACTACGGGCTATTTGTATGTGCCTCAAAGCTGTCAGAGTGGTTCCACGGTTTGCTCGCTACACGTTGCCCTGCACGGATGCCTACAGTATTATGGTACAATCGGCTCCAAGTTCATCGAGAACACCGGTTATAACAAGTGGGCAG ATACCAACAACATGATCATTTTGTTTCCCCAGGCGAAAGCGGATAGTACATCACACACTGTCTGGAACGGTGGTTCGTTACCAAACCCTAACGGCTGCTGGGATTGGGTTGGGTGGTACGGAACCAACGCTGACCAGGTTGGGG GTGTGCAAATGGCTGCCATCGTCAGCCAAGTGAACAAGATCGCCAGCGGCTATGCaggcggaggcggtggtgcttcctcaacctcaaccaccccTACTGCTGGTTCACAGACCACAACATCAGCAACCAAAACAACAGCTACTACTAATATATCCACGAGTACTGGCTCCCTCGCACCCTTGTACGGCCAATGTGGTGGTATaggctggactggaccgACGGCTTGTGCGGCCGGAGTCTGCACGGCATATTCATCATACTACGCTCAATGTTTGCCCAAGCTCGGTTAG
- a CDS encoding feruloyl esterase B precursor (similar to Beauveria bassiana ARSEF 2860 XP_008599846.1), with the protein MNFKLARTIFLAGVSALVIDGHTVVTDAQRLSVRQPVACARSAVQLIAPRGTSIDKTEVVEASGALPQHCSIIAHYISPGVDGSPPSQVNYFVRLPLNGTWNGKGIFEGGGGLRTGVLDFKALGKGYALAYTDGGHPLDALADATWAAYDNRPDMTKIVDHGHRAVRDSTIAFKALAKAFYHAAPARIYFAGCSTGGRQGLVAATRYPELYDGIIAGAPAMDYDGLMMAFAWNMQKMLRGPNYFLPTSKMTMLGNAVLAACDANDGLKDGMISSPRSCKFNPEKLLCHGADGPDCLTTGQVDTVKAIYAGPFNATGKALYPGESVGSEANWAGWMGSFNGNPTPAPVRLADGSYNFAVADAKDSGPVKRADGSYDFPKRLAPMMGIFADTYMQYLFFPTTNPAREARKFNFDVDPNAGSKMGETQNAPPLLQRLEKAGTKLIIYQGLADHIVPPARTIQWWHDAADSVGGARRLGKFAKLYLLPDVDHCGGGRGPDVFGAPFNAPSGANGPQNDVVDALDHWVVQGKAPSSIIARKMKVNEVQRSRPVCPYPQVAKYKGSGNIDDAASFSCQSPRGEE; encoded by the coding sequence ATGAATTTCAAGTTGGCACGTACCATTTTCCTGGCTGGTGTCAGCGCCCTCGTAATAGATGGGCACACTGTGGTGACAGATGCGCAGCGGCTATCCGTCAGGCAGCCAGTCGCGTGTGCTAGGTCTGCGGTTCAGTTGATTGCACCCAGGGGCACCTCTATCGACAAAACTGAAGTTGTTGAAGCATCGGGAGCTCTGCCGCAACATTGCAGCATAATCGCACATTATATTTCCCCAGGAGTGGATGGTTCCCCACCAAGCCAAGTAAACTACTTTGTTCGACTTCCCTTGAATGGTACTTGGAACGGCAAAGGAATTTTCGAGGGAGGAGGTGGCCTACGGACAGGTGTATTAGATTTCAAGGCACTCGGCAAAGGGTACGCGCTGGCCTACACCGATGGTGGCCATCCGCTTGATGCACTTGCGGATGCTACTTGGGCGGCTTACGACAACAGACCCGACATGACCAAGATCGTGGATCACGGACATCGAGCTGTGCGTGATTCCACGATTGCCTTTAAAGCTCTCGCGAAAGCATTCTATCATGCTGCGCCTGCAAGGATCTACTTTGCAGGTTGCTCAACAGGTGGCCGTCAAGGTCTCGTCGCGGCCACCCGCTATCCGGAACTGTATGATGGAATTATTGCCGGTGCTCCAGCTATGGATTATGACGGTCTCATGATGGCGTTCGCGTGGAATATGCAAAAGATGTTACGCGGACCCAATTACTTTCTGCCAACTTCaaagatgacgatgctggGCAACGCAGTCCTTGCAGCTTGCGATGCGAACGACGGTTTGAAAGACGGAATGATATCATcgccaagaagctgcaaatTTAATCCCGAGAAACTGCTTTGCCATGGAGCCGATGGACCAGATTGCCTGACTACTGGTCAGGTGGACACGGTCAAAGCCATATATGCCGGTCCGTTCAATGCAACTGGAAAAGCCCTGTATCCGGGGGAGTCGGTGGGCAGTGAGGCGAACTGGGCCGGCTGGATGGGCTCTTTCAATGGCAATCCTACTCCTGCTCCCGTACGCTTGGCCGACGGAAGCTACAACTTTGCAGTGGCAGATGCGAAGGATTCGGGTCCCGTCAAGAGAGCTGATGGAAGTTACGACTTCCCGAAAAGGCTCGCCCCGATGATGGGCATCTTCGCCGATACCTACATGCAGTACCTGTTTTTCCCAACCACGAATCCGGCCAGAGAAGCTCGCAAGTTCAACTTTGACGTTGATCCGAACGCAGGATCCAAGATGGGCGAGACACAGAATGCACCTCCACTACTTCAACGCCTAGAAAAGGCAGGCACGAAGCTGATCATCTATCAAGGTCTAGCGGACCACATTGTACCACCTGCAAGGACTATTCAGTGGTGGCACGACGCGGCTGATTCGGTGGGCGGTGCGCGGCGCCTCGGCAAGTTTGCGAAACTCTATCTGCTTCCGGACGTGGATCATTGCGGAGGCGGAAGAGGCCCGGACGTATTCGGGGCGCCGTTCAATGCTCCGTCAGGGGCAAACGGCCCGCAGAACGATGTTGTGGATGCTCTTGACCACTGGGTGGTCCAAGGGAAGGCTCCCTCGTCCATTATCGCAAGAAAGATGAAGGTTAATGAGGTGCAGAGGAGTCGCCCGGTCTGCCCGTACCCCCAAGTAGCCAAGTATAAGGGGTCGGGCAACattgatgatgcagcaagTTTTAGCTGCCAGTCACCTCGAGGCGAAGAATGA
- a CDS encoding C2H2 and C2HC zinc finger (similar to Glarea lozoyensis ATCC 20868 XP_008076082.1) has product MPPAEVHRQAKENTDQIFSHCSLLKAIVDRHEAKIQTRWEKKTRTQRLKILLTAWPDMPTTHRPEFAAFRKHPNRLHEAAADSRGSFTWPYINQEDLAKPRSLPLLLNARARNHPSVFAAADGDAMHLGRVSMVLVPIFLNTYVMTLNGMTKQADYGRLMSWDDHEDAFDWMHTRKQFLPGEGLAILEAQSRLLEFLVCCCQQILHEIPPENLTSDIYPIEEEPSLKSNHDPTGLTSLATLADEAPYRVPATLDLQNIESLLAARASRAEEHVWALREDPSYFADQLLEAREHRLEMLKDVNGNAHPTLRFPREKYLWARVIDNVVLEATLQLDMFSQLHDQACKLKVLQTKHAAEISPLKDLPEEYLVALLKFHHYLEQLAKGLLNQLKTAFPASLPMRKFFVRAVPESPSSSKISVTQKTDIKMDKTTEQLMWLLRTLWEDGRNLFLCRVPVVVDELDRLIQTDQKVRDLLSPYIVFLIGELSIIAECLRQIQIYQPWANGFENALVDREDGIKTEFASRTKGLSRILEALREDNVVKLVPYGDPSDNKFDYPVGRRRNMANVEKLRAAEANLDIFWVKIDELLYSQAGNMDGTALKRLLAKGWPLERTPPWVEPVAKKAGEGNKVSKPDIDAPTKPFSSLFISSEEPSAKKEVLAGTTVKSKVKSRGTPTTSAENKVDVTPGPAHTQASPPPLLLVDNRALKVFRIVIFDPAANTTPGEVAWNDFLHAMRSVGFGAQKLYGSVWHFQPTTLAMERSIQFHEPHPRGKIPFLIARRHGRRLSRAYGWSVAMFALKDKGA; this is encoded by the coding sequence ATGCCGCCCGCCGAAGTTCACCGTCAAGCGAAGGAGAACACCGACCAGATCTTCAGTCACTGCAGCTTGCTCAAGGCCATTGTTGATCGTCATGAGGCCAAGATTCAGACGCGCTGGGAAAAGAAGACCAGGACCCAGCGATTGAAAATACTACTAACAGCTTGGCCTGATATGCCGACTACTCATCGTCCCGAGTTCGCAGCCTTTCGCAAGCACCCGAACCGGCTTCACGAGGCCGCAGCTGATAGTCGTGGCTCCTTCACATGGCCCTACATCAACCAAGAAGAcctggccaagccaaggtCCTTGCCGTTGCTGCTCAATGCGAGAGCGAGAAACCATCCGAGCgtctttgctgctgcggatggcgatgccatgcATTTGGGTAGAGTTTCCATGGTCCTTGTTCCCATATTTCTCAATACCTACGTCATGACATTGAACGGCATGACGAAGCAGGCTGATTATGGCCGACTGATGAGCTGGGACGACCATGAAGATGCCTTTGATTGGATGCACACGCGTAAGCAGTTCCTTCCCGGGGAAGGACTTGCTATTCTGGAAGCTCAGAGTCGGCTCCTGGAGTttcttgtttgctgctgccagcAGATACTCCATGAGATTCCACCCGAGAACCTGACTAGCGACATCTATCCCATTGAAGAGGAACCGTCACTCAAAAGCAACCATGATCCCACTGGCCTCACATCATTGGCCACTTTGGCAGACGAAGCACCCTACAGAGTCCCCGCTACGCTTGATCTGCAGAATATCGAGTCGCTGCTTGCCGCGAGGGCTTCACGCGCCGAAGAACACGTGTGGGCATTACGTGAAGATCCAAGCTACTTTGCAGACCAGCTCCtagaagccagggagcatCGGCTGGAAATGCTCAAGGATGTTAATGGCAACGCTCATCCTACCTTGAGATTTCCTCGTGAGAAGTATTTGTGGGCTAGGGTTATTGACAACGTAGTTCTCGAGGCAACTCTTCAGCTGGACATGTTCTCGCAGCTCCACGACCAAGCCTGCAAGTTGAAGGTCCTGCAAACAAAGCACGCAGCGGAAATATCACCTTTAAAAGATCTTCCCGAGGAGTATCTGGTAGCTCTGCTCAAGTTTCACCACTACCTCGAACAGTTGGCCAAGGGCCTTCTTAACCAGCTCAAGACGGCCTTTCCTGCTTCGCTGCCAATGAGGAAATTTTTTGTTCGAGCTGTGCCTGAGTCGCCGAGCTCGTCCAAGATTAGCGTCACGCAGAAGACTGATATCAAGATGGATAAGACAACGGAGCAATTAATGTGGTTACTACGGACTCTCTGGGAAGACGGTCGCAATCTGTTTCTCTGCCGCGTGCCTGTGGTCGTCGACGAGCTTGACAGGCTGATCCAGACAGACCAAAAGGTCCGGGATCTCCTCTCTCCATATATCGTCTTTCTAATCGGCGAGCTCTCTATTATTGCCGAGTGCTTGAGGCAAATCCAGATCTACCAGCCCTGGGCCAACGGGTTCGAGAATGCGCTAGTCGACAGAGAGGATGGTATCAAGACGGAATTCGCGTCTCGAACCAAGGGCTTGAGTCGAATCCTGGAAGCGCTCCGTGAGGACAATGTCGTCAAGCTGGTTCCATATGGGGACCCTTCGGATAATAAGTTTGACTATCCTGTGGGAAGGCGCCGAAATATGGCGAACGTCGAGAAACTCCGGGCGGCTGAGGCTAATTTGGACATCTTCTGGGTCAAGATTGACGAGCTACTTTACTCCCAAGCTGGAAATATGGATGGCACAGCTCTAAAACGACTACTTGCAAAGGGTTGGCCACTTGAACGGACGCCGCCGTGGGTCGAACCGGTGGCCAAAAAGGCTGGTGAGGGCAACAAGGTCTCCAAGCCCGATATTGACGCTCCCACGAAGCCATTCTCCAGCTTGTTTATTTCTTCCGAGGAACCGTCTGCAAAGAAGGAAGTGCTGGCCGGAACAACTGTGAAgtccaaagtcaagtctcgCGGGACCCCTACCACCTCAGCGGAGAACAAGGTGGACGTCACACCAGGCCCTGCTCATACGCAAGCAAGCCCCCCACCACTACTTTTAGTAGACAACCGCGCTCTAAAAGTCTTCCGCATCGTCATTTTCGATCCGGCCGCCAACACCACGCCGGGCGAAGTGGCCTGGAATGACTTCCTCCACGCCATGAGGTCCGTCGGATTTGGGGCACAGAAATTGTACGGATCCGTATGGCATTTCCAACCAACCACGCTGGCCATGGAGAGAAGCATTCAATTTCATGAACCACATCCCAGGGGCAAGATTCCATTCTTGATCGCCCGGCGGCATGGCCGCCGGCTGAGTAGAGCTTATGGATGGTCTGTGGCCATGTTTGCGCTGAAGGATAAGGGGGCCTAG
- a CDS encoding 40s ribosomal protein s23 (similar to Colletotrichum gloeosporioides Nara gc5 XP_007284351.1): protein MTRGPRGINAARRLRLNQRDQRWADLNYRKRQLGTTFRSSPFSGSSHAKGIVLEKVGVEAKQPNSAIRKCVRVQLIKNGKKVTAFVPNDGCLNFIDENDEVLLAGFGRKGRAKGDIPGVRFKIVQVSGVSLLALWKEKKEKPRS, encoded by the exons ATGACTCGAGGCCCGCGAGGCATCAATGCCGCCCGACGGCTGCGCCTGAATCAGAGGGACCAGAGATGGGCCGACCTGAACTACAGGAAGCGCCAACTTGGAACTACATTCAGATCTTCGCCTTTCAGCGGTTCCTCTCATGCCAAGGGGATCGTGCTTGAGaaagttggtgttgaagcaAAGCAACCCAACTCGGCGATCCGTAAATGTGTGAGAGTACAGCTTatcaagaatggcaagaaagTTACTGCCTTTG TTCCGAATGATGGCTGCCTTAATTTCATTGACGAGAACGACGAAGTTCTTCTAGCAGGCTTCGGACGCAAGGGACGGGCTAAGGGAGATATCCCTGGTGTTCGTTTTAAGATTGTACAAGTCTCGGGTGTTAGCTTACTTGCTCtctggaaggaaaagaaggagaagccaCGATCTTAG
- a CDS encoding alpha-N-arabinofuranosidase precursor (similar to Aspergillus terreus NIH2624 XP_001216560.1) encodes MSSRQLTLGLAATFTSLVAASPMPCDIYAAGGTPCVAAHSTTRALYSTYTGPLYQVTRGSDQAKANITPLAGGVANAASQDSFCAGTTCLISIIYDQSGRGNHLTQAPPGGFSGPDVNGYDNLASAIGAPVTLNGHKAYGVFVSPGTGYRNNAVNGTAIGDAAEGMYAVLDGSHYNGDCCFDYGNAETNNRDTGNGHMEAIYYGDNTVWGSGSGSGPWIMADLENGLFSGANPKNNPADPSISYRFVTAVVKGEPNKWAIRGANAASGSLSTYYNGVRPTVSGYNPMSKEGAIILGIGGDNSRGAQGTFYEGVMTSGYPSDSTENSVQANIVAAKYATTSLVSGPGLKVGSSVSFRATTACCTTRYLAHNTSAINTQVVSSSSSTALKKQASWTVRTGLGNNACFSFESVDTPGSYIRHYNFQLVLNANDGSKQFHEDATFCPQAGLNGQGNSIRSWSYPTRYFRHYSNVLYAASNGGVETFDAQTSFNDDVSWVVGAGFA; translated from the coding sequence ATGTCTTCTCGACAACTTACTCTCGGCCTCGCCGCCACATTCACATCCCTTGTGGCCGCATCCCCCATGCCCTGTGACATCTACGCCGCCGGAGGAACGCCCTGCGTAGCCGCTCACAGCACAACCCGCGCCCTATACAGCACTTACACCGGCCCTCTCTACCAAGTAACCCGCGGCAGTGACCAGGCGAAAGCCAACATCACCCCCCTGGCAGGCGGTGTCGCCAACGCCGCCTCCCAAGACTCCTTCTGCGCAGGCACAACCTGTCTCATCAGCATTATCTACGACCAGTCCGGTCGTGGGAACCATCTTACACAAGCTCCGCCAGGGGGTTTCAGCGGCCCAGATGTAAATGGGTATGATAACCTGGCTAGTGCGATCGGCGCTCCAGTTACGTTGAATGGGCACAAGGCATATGGAGTGTTTGTATCTCCTGGCACGGGGTATAGGAATAATGCTGTCAATGGGACGGCTATCGGTGATGCAGCCGAGGGGATGTATGCTGTTCTTGATGGGAGCCATTATAATGGTGATTGCTGCTTTGACTATGGTAATGCTGAGACTAATAACCGGGACACTGGTAACGGACACATGGAAGCTATTTACTATGGTGATAATACGGTCTGgggttctggttctggaaGCGGTCCGTGGATTATGGCCGACCTGGAGAACGGACTGTTCTCGGGTGCGAATCCTAAGAATAACCCTGCCGATCCGTCTATTTCTTACCGCTTCGTCACTGCTGTTGTTAAAGGCGAGCCTAATAAGTGGGCGATTCGAGGTGCTAATGCTGCGTCAGGCTCGTTGTCTACTTACTACAATGGTGTTCGTCCGACCGTCTCTGGCTACAACCCCATGAGCAAAGAAGGCGCTATAATTCTCGGAATTGGCGGTGACAACAGTCGTGGCGCCCAAGGAACGTTCTACGAAGGTGTCATGACATCTGGCTATCCATCTGACAGCACGGAAAACTCGGTACAAGCAAATATCGTTGCTGCCAAGTACGCCACCACATCCCTAGTCAGCGGGCCGGGCCTTAAAGTAGGCTCTTCCGTCTCATTTCGTGCTACAACAGCGTGTTGCACTACACGTTATCTAGCACACAACACCTCAGCAATCAATACACAAGTCGtctcttcatcgtcaagtACGGCCCTCAAGAAACAGGCTAGTTGGACGGTTCGCACTGGCCTTGGAAATAACGCCTGTTTCTCCTTTGAATCCGTTGATACCCCCGGCAGTTATATTAGACACTACAACTTTCAACTGGTACTCAACGCCAATGACGGGAGTAAACAGTTCCACGAAGACGCAACCTTTTGTCCACAGGCTGGTCTCAACGGCCAGGGCAATTCCATTCGATCATGGAGTTATCCCACCCGCTACTTCCGCCACTATTCCAACGTTTTATATGCAGCGAGCAACGGTGGGGTTGAGACGTTTGATGCTCAGACTTCTTTCAATGACGATGTGAGCTGGGTTGTTGGCGCTGGCTTCGCCTAG